The Opitutaceae bacterium genome has a window encoding:
- a CDS encoding ComEC/Rec2 family competence protein: MIRDDRDRAPILWLLLPITAGIVLARLFPETATMGLLPAALAIAVVALMTSGSQTHAITRLWSTALPAAAFLIGLVAFSIRDAHPARWTELPEREMTATLKIDRLFARPDGSSPLSGLARIRETAPHLAELEGQRIAFRFRSAPGMPGVARGQVLEGRGLIHALDPDPDDGFGQYLRDAGVYFEFNRVEATTLVAEPGAFRRMTTRVAGHLESVLRQGLPDSHPLAGVYVAMLLGRKSELSENQRELFLHSGTLHLFAISGLHIGVIAITLYSLFGFLRIPPRIGAALGLAILFIFVDATGGSPSAVRAFAMAFFVWAARVFERPGNLISALAVSALVILLVDPHQLFATSFQLSYGVVLSILLLGVPLGRRWTASWKPFAMRLPDEQTRWTRFLTWIGRGSLSALAVSLAATLVSTPVAIAAFNIWSPGAVIGNVILVPGASLTIVAGCASMLAGMIGLSVLSVLFNHAALVALWAMEGLIRVGILLPGMFWPAALRLDGLGASMLLLLITLLLFGYAWGWKRLPGGFFTPFLALGLFLIFGVTFGGRSQESTFMKSAYELAMERLNASDDGDSKPMTEEMKKRLAEVDTIYKGKIAEREIFLKSTLVQAQSARKWEEVELIEKQIVSERARLEEDREARKERIRQGKA; this comes from the coding sequence ATGATCCGCGACGATCGAGACCGGGCGCCGATCCTCTGGCTCCTCCTGCCCATCACCGCCGGGATCGTCCTCGCCCGGCTCTTTCCCGAAACTGCCACGATGGGGCTGCTCCCTGCCGCACTCGCGATCGCGGTGGTGGCATTGATGACATCAGGCTCGCAAACCCACGCGATCACCCGCCTCTGGTCCACGGCCCTCCCCGCCGCCGCCTTCCTCATCGGGCTGGTTGCCTTCTCGATCCGCGATGCCCACCCCGCGCGCTGGACCGAGCTCCCGGAGCGCGAAATGACCGCAACCCTGAAGATCGACCGGCTCTTCGCCCGCCCGGACGGTTCGTCCCCGCTCTCCGGCCTCGCGCGGATTCGCGAAACCGCACCCCACCTCGCCGAGTTGGAGGGACAACGCATCGCTTTTCGGTTCCGATCAGCCCCCGGGATGCCCGGGGTGGCTCGGGGACAGGTTCTCGAGGGACGTGGTCTCATTCATGCCCTCGATCCGGATCCGGATGATGGCTTCGGCCAATACCTGCGGGATGCCGGCGTCTACTTCGAGTTCAACCGGGTGGAGGCCACCACCCTCGTGGCTGAACCGGGAGCCTTCCGCAGAATGACCACCCGCGTTGCCGGGCATCTCGAGTCAGTTCTGAGGCAAGGTCTGCCCGATTCCCACCCCCTGGCCGGCGTCTACGTCGCCATGCTCCTCGGCCGCAAGTCGGAGCTTTCCGAAAACCAGCGCGAACTCTTCCTGCACAGCGGCACCCTTCATCTCTTCGCGATCAGCGGACTCCATATCGGCGTCATCGCCATCACCCTCTACAGCCTCTTCGGCTTCCTGCGGATTCCCCCACGGATCGGCGCGGCCCTCGGCCTGGCCATTCTCTTCATCTTCGTCGACGCCACGGGCGGAAGCCCCTCGGCCGTCCGAGCCTTCGCCATGGCTTTCTTTGTCTGGGCCGCCCGGGTCTTCGAGCGCCCGGGCAACCTGATCTCGGCGCTCGCGGTCTCCGCCCTCGTCATTCTGCTGGTCGATCCGCACCAGCTTTTCGCCACCAGTTTTCAGCTGTCCTACGGGGTTGTCCTGAGCATCCTCCTGCTCGGCGTGCCCCTGGGTCGCCGGTGGACCGCATCCTGGAAACCCTTCGCCATGCGACTCCCGGACGAGCAGACCCGCTGGACGCGGTTTCTGACCTGGATTGGCCGGGGAAGCCTCTCCGCGCTTGCGGTCAGTCTGGCCGCCACTCTCGTCTCCACTCCGGTCGCCATCGCCGCCTTCAACATCTGGTCACCGGGAGCCGTCATCGGCAACGTCATCCTCGTTCCGGGGGCCTCACTCACCATCGTGGCGGGCTGCGCCTCCATGCTCGCGGGGATGATCGGACTCTCCGTTCTCAGCGTGCTTTTCAATCACGCCGCCCTCGTGGCCCTCTGGGCCATGGAGGGGCTCATCCGGGTCGGTATCCTCCTGCCCGGCATGTTCTGGCCCGCCGCCCTCCGCCTCGACGGGCTGGGAGCCTCCATGCTGCTACTTCTCATCACCCTCCTCCTCTTTGGCTATGCCTGGGGATGGAAACGCCTGCCCGGCGGCTTTTTCACCCCATTTCTCGCCCTCGGACTCTTCCTCATATTTGGGGTGACCTTTGGCGGAAGATCCCAAGAATCCACTTTCATGAAGAGCGCTTACGAACTTGCCATGGAACGCCTCAACGCCTCCGACGACGGGGATTCCAAGCCGATGACCGAGGAGATGAAAAAACGCCTCGCCGAGGTCGACACCATCTACAAGGGCAAGATCGCCGAACGTGAGATCTTCCTGAAATCCACCCTCGTCCAGGCCCAGTCCGCCCGCAAATGGGAGGAAGTCGAGCTGATCGAAAAGCAGATTGTCTCCGAACGCGCCCGTCTCGAGGAAGACCGCGAGGCCAGGAAGGAGAGGATCCGCCAGGGCAAGGCCTGA
- a CDS encoding replication-associated recombination protein A: protein MMADQNEFSLDLGEAKPPVPSLDEGRSGRPLAARMRPRGLSEVVGQKHILKAGSLLPRLIRSDRFGSLLFYGPPGCGKTSLAEAIAAETGSRFVRVNAVMSNVAELRGILGLARQRPEFRTILFIDEIHRFNKAQQDLLLPDVEEGNIRLIGATTHNPGFYVNPPLLSRSHLFRLEPLAEDDVLSVLRAALEDSARGLGEHGCAADDAVLRDLAQLCDGDLRRALNALEVLVLSLQAGAVITSEELKVFAQERQIRYDADEDEHYDTISAFIKSVRGGDPDAALYWMAKMLEGGEDPRFIARRLVILASEDVGLADARALPIAVAAHQACDFVGLPECRYNLAHATVFLATSPKSNSANLALAAATDAIRNEPVQQVPVHLRDTGGQASKRMGHGEGYLYSHDYREAVSGQDYMTDPKTFYRPVSSGEEAAIVERLARWRELRKKARA from the coding sequence ATGATGGCTGATCAGAATGAATTTTCGCTGGATTTGGGCGAGGCCAAACCACCGGTGCCTTCATTGGACGAAGGACGGTCCGGGCGTCCGCTGGCCGCCCGGATGCGGCCGCGCGGCTTGAGTGAAGTGGTCGGCCAGAAGCACATCCTCAAGGCCGGCAGCCTGCTTCCGCGGTTGATCCGCAGTGACCGGTTCGGGAGTTTGCTTTTTTACGGACCACCGGGTTGCGGCAAGACGAGCCTGGCCGAGGCGATTGCGGCGGAGACCGGCAGCCGCTTTGTCCGGGTCAACGCCGTCATGTCAAATGTAGCCGAGCTGCGTGGAATACTTGGACTGGCCCGGCAGCGCCCCGAGTTTCGGACCATCCTCTTCATCGATGAGATTCACCGCTTCAACAAGGCCCAGCAGGATCTGCTGCTGCCCGATGTGGAGGAGGGCAATATCCGGCTGATCGGGGCGACGACGCACAACCCGGGTTTTTACGTCAATCCGCCGCTCCTCAGTCGCAGTCATCTTTTTCGCCTTGAACCGCTCGCGGAGGATGACGTGCTTTCGGTTCTCCGTGCTGCGCTGGAGGATTCCGCGCGGGGTCTGGGTGAGCATGGTTGCGCGGCGGATGATGCGGTTCTGCGGGATCTGGCCCAGCTCTGTGACGGGGACCTGCGCCGTGCGCTCAATGCGCTCGAGGTGCTCGTGCTCAGTCTGCAGGCCGGGGCGGTCATCACTTCGGAAGAATTGAAGGTTTTCGCGCAGGAGCGGCAGATCCGCTACGACGCCGATGAAGACGAGCACTACGATACGATATCCGCCTTCATCAAGAGCGTCCGGGGCGGGGATCCTGACGCCGCCCTCTACTGGATGGCCAAGATGCTGGAAGGGGGGGAGGACCCGCGGTTCATCGCCCGGCGGCTGGTGATTCTCGCGTCGGAGGATGTCGGACTGGCGGATGCGCGTGCCCTGCCGATCGCAGTGGCCGCCCACCAGGCCTGCGATTTCGTCGGCCTGCCGGAGTGCCGCTACAATCTGGCCCATGCCACGGTTTTCCTGGCGACTTCACCGAAGAGCAATTCGGCCAATCTCGCCCTGGCTGCCGCGACGGATGCGATCAGGAATGAACCGGTTCAGCAGGTTCCCGTCCACCTTCGCGACACCGGGGGCCAGGCCTCCAAACGCATGGGGCATGGCGAGGGTTACCTCTACAGCCACGACTACAGGGAAGCGGTCTCCGGTCAGGACTACATGACCGATCCGAAGACCTTTTATCGGCCGGTTTCATCGGGAGAGGAAGCGGCGATCGTGGAGCGCCTGGCGCGTTGGCGGGAACTCCGGAAGAAAGCTCGAGCCTGA
- a CDS encoding TonB-dependent receptor, with protein MKTRSLRNLPIRWTLASLVSFAAALSLNAQQAAPAAPAPAEEPIIELSPFEVDASGNSGYYAANTLMGSRMNTKVSDLAASITVVTLEQMEDTGSIDMNDVFRYEANTEGAETYTPAVQSLRNDGVVDLNSGFTHGADGQSQTVAIANRVRGIGQPTTTLNYYPSNAQVPFDAYNIQSVEINRGPNSMLFGMGSPAGIVNQTNSMGTINKDSTRVGVRFDDRGSYRGSLSFNRTLIQDKLAVFGAALYDNRQFERKPSYDKTTRFYGAATYKPLSKTKISAGFEWYDNDNRRPNTLTPRDAVTPWRQGGGWGYDPSTGTLTQSSTGKTAGPLALRSGSPRIEETRAYIESLPNYNADLWNGDRTKYNGVNIYGGVALTDANSVLQTPGMWLGNDSRPKIRIADGNTLDYLFYRADRYRLGYGTAANPAANAPQWGSDAEIFADPVRDAAYNTSYSQSGLFYAAGNGIGSYRYPGVTDQSIYDWTSVNLLEMNFGDKENKTFNIEFEQELLPEVNLSAGWFRQDFASTTNYTVSQLNVATLFVDTNTHTPQGEVNPYFGQPYLESPTDPDQFVIENSHDSGRVMLAWTPDFTENDGWSKWLGRHQILGLLSTDRDTGSFWRKRWYITSSEEGAKNVVNLTKNPNNNADGSPTGYNLENRSVQRIYYVGSAGGTPDGSVKQSSGEWNNMSFTGQLPYFNWDSRTWEPLQYTTEYIDHSAHTGRSQRQVDSYSAGITSHWWDDRIVTTFGIRRDDYKARATTNGAILDQDGNQVAPGMTNQEKWVNGYYQTETIFNRWNRWDELSGDTSTIGAVIRPFERWDAIDNEFISSLGFSYNRSDNFNPPTAAQVDVFGTPLPKPTGEGEDYGIQFSLFQNKLFARFNWFKMTNDNERTNPGTSISRMNGNVDTDTFRNWARTIAKINMGMDPIDSATFNATLSEADEQAVRAATEVIWQQPYTYYEDIGSVYATRSAEAEGMEVQITYNPTSNWTMKFTGGKQETVYANVMKEFDAWFDHRDPVWSGARAANYLKPEYQSLATYTNDAGRAVNLVDFWNSYGYASTVTGEDPNYPNVQAYWDDIVNPQVAIAKELEGQASPGQRRYHYTYLTSYNFTEGALEGFGVGGAVRWEDKAIIGYYGRPNPGTGSDDLVLADVDRPIWDDARTYVDFWVSYTTRFGDGSRLKLQLNVVDVFESGGLQPVSVNYDGSESAFRIVDPRQFILSATFDF; from the coding sequence ATGAAAACAAGAAGCCTCCGAAATCTTCCGATTCGATGGACCCTGGCGTCCCTCGTTTCGTTTGCCGCTGCGCTCAGTCTCAATGCCCAGCAGGCCGCGCCCGCGGCTCCCGCCCCAGCCGAAGAGCCGATCATCGAGCTTTCGCCTTTCGAGGTCGATGCGTCCGGAAACAGTGGATACTATGCGGCCAATACGCTGATGGGCAGCCGCATGAATACCAAGGTTTCCGACCTGGCCGCATCCATTACGGTGGTCACCCTGGAGCAGATGGAAGACACGGGTTCGATCGATATGAACGACGTCTTTCGCTACGAGGCCAACACCGAAGGCGCGGAGACCTACACACCCGCGGTGCAGTCCCTGCGCAACGACGGTGTGGTCGACCTCAATTCCGGCTTCACCCATGGCGCTGACGGGCAGTCCCAGACGGTCGCCATCGCCAACCGCGTACGGGGCATCGGCCAGCCGACGACAACCCTGAACTACTATCCGTCGAACGCCCAGGTGCCTTTTGATGCGTACAACATCCAGTCGGTCGAGATCAACCGCGGACCGAACTCCATGCTTTTCGGCATGGGCAGCCCCGCCGGTATTGTCAACCAGACCAATTCGATGGGGACGATCAATAAGGACAGCACCCGGGTGGGGGTTCGATTTGACGATCGCGGTTCCTACCGCGGCAGCCTCTCCTTCAACCGGACACTGATCCAGGACAAGCTCGCTGTTTTTGGCGCGGCCCTCTACGACAACCGGCAGTTCGAGCGGAAACCGTCCTACGACAAGACGACGCGGTTTTACGGCGCGGCCACCTACAAGCCGCTCTCCAAGACCAAGATCAGCGCCGGCTTCGAGTGGTATGACAACGACAACCGGCGTCCCAACACCCTGACCCCCCGCGATGCCGTCACCCCGTGGCGCCAAGGCGGAGGCTGGGGCTACGATCCCTCCACCGGGACGCTCACCCAGTCGTCGACCGGGAAGACGGCCGGTCCGCTGGCCCTGCGCAGCGGCTCGCCGCGGATCGAGGAGACCCGCGCCTACATCGAGTCCCTCCCCAATTATAACGCAGACCTCTGGAACGGAGACCGGACCAAGTACAACGGGGTGAACATTTACGGCGGCGTCGCCTTGACCGATGCCAATTCGGTGCTTCAGACCCCCGGCATGTGGCTGGGCAACGATTCCCGTCCGAAGATACGGATCGCGGACGGCAACACCCTGGATTACCTTTTTTACCGCGCTGACCGGTATCGACTGGGTTACGGCACAGCAGCGAATCCGGCGGCGAATGCGCCGCAATGGGGTTCGGACGCCGAGATCTTCGCCGATCCGGTCCGGGATGCGGCCTACAACACTTCCTACTCCCAATCGGGTCTGTTCTACGCGGCCGGCAACGGTATCGGCAGCTACCGGTATCCGGGCGTCACCGATCAGTCGATCTACGACTGGACCTCGGTCAATCTGCTCGAGATGAATTTCGGAGATAAGGAAAACAAGACCTTCAACATCGAGTTTGAGCAGGAGCTCCTCCCGGAGGTGAATCTGAGTGCGGGCTGGTTTCGGCAGGACTTTGCGTCGACGACCAATTACACCGTGTCCCAGCTGAATGTGGCCACATTGTTTGTCGACACCAACACCCACACGCCGCAGGGGGAGGTCAACCCCTACTTCGGCCAGCCTTACCTGGAGAGCCCGACCGATCCCGATCAGTTCGTGATCGAGAACAGCCATGACAGCGGACGCGTCATGCTGGCCTGGACGCCCGACTTCACGGAGAATGACGGATGGTCCAAGTGGTTGGGCCGCCATCAGATCCTGGGTCTGCTCTCGACCGACCGGGACACCGGGAGCTTCTGGCGGAAGCGCTGGTACATCACGAGCAGCGAGGAAGGCGCCAAGAATGTGGTCAACCTGACCAAGAACCCGAACAACAATGCCGACGGCAGTCCGACGGGCTACAACCTTGAGAACCGCAGCGTGCAGCGTATCTATTATGTGGGTTCAGCAGGGGGGACACCCGACGGCTCGGTCAAGCAGAGTTCGGGTGAGTGGAACAACATGAGCTTCACCGGCCAGTTGCCCTACTTCAACTGGGACTCCCGCACCTGGGAGCCGCTGCAGTACACGACCGAATACATCGACCATTCGGCCCACACCGGCCGGTCCCAGCGCCAGGTCGACTCCTACAGCGCCGGCATCACCAGCCATTGGTGGGATGACCGCATCGTGACCACGTTCGGCATCCGCCGGGACGACTACAAGGCACGGGCGACCACGAACGGTGCGATCCTGGATCAGGACGGCAACCAGGTGGCACCGGGCATGACCAACCAGGAGAAGTGGGTCAACGGTTACTACCAGACCGAGACCATCTTCAACCGTTGGAATCGGTGGGACGAACTCAGTGGGGATACCAGCACGATCGGCGCGGTCATCCGTCCGTTCGAACGCTGGGACGCCATCGACAACGAGTTCATCAGCAGTCTCGGTTTCAGCTACAACCGGTCCGACAACTTCAATCCTCCAACGGCGGCGCAGGTCGATGTGTTCGGCACCCCCTTGCCCAAGCCGACGGGTGAGGGCGAGGACTACGGCATCCAGTTCTCCCTGTTCCAGAACAAACTGTTTGCCCGTTTCAACTGGTTCAAGATGACCAATGACAACGAGCGGACCAACCCGGGCACCTCGATCAGCCGCATGAACGGCAACGTGGACACCGACACGTTCCGCAACTGGGCGCGCACGATTGCCAAAATCAACATGGGGATGGATCCGATTGATTCGGCGACCTTCAATGCGACCCTTTCGGAGGCCGACGAGCAGGCCGTGCGGGCCGCGACCGAGGTCATCTGGCAACAGCCCTACACGTATTACGAGGACATTGGCTCGGTCTACGCCACCCGGTCCGCCGAGGCCGAGGGCATGGAGGTGCAGATCACCTACAACCCGACCTCCAACTGGACCATGAAGTTCACCGGGGGCAAGCAGGAGACGGTATATGCGAACGTGATGAAGGAGTTCGACGCCTGGTTCGACCATCGCGACCCGGTCTGGTCGGGCGCCCGCGCCGCAAACTACCTCAAGCCGGAGTACCAAAGCCTGGCCACCTACACAAACGACGCCGGTCGGGCAGTGAACCTGGTCGATTTCTGGAACAGCTATGGCTATGCCTCGACGGTGACCGGTGAGGACCCGAATTATCCCAACGTGCAGGCCTACTGGGATGACATCGTCAACCCGCAGGTGGCGATCGCGAAGGAACTCGAGGGTCAGGCCTCGCCCGGGCAGCGCCGGTATCACTATACCTACCTGACGAGCTACAACTTCACCGAGGGCGCGCTCGAAGGGTTCGGAGTCGGCGGCGCGGTTCGGTGGGAGGACAAGGCCATCATCGGCTATTACGGCAGGCCGAACCCGGGCACCGGCTCGGACGACCTGGTGCTGGCCGACGTCGACAGGCCCATCTGGGATGACGCCCGGACCTACGTGGACTTCTGGGTCAGCTACACCACCCGCTTTGGCGACGGAAGCCGGCTGAAACTTCAGCTGAACGTGGTCGACGTCTTCGAGAGCGGCGGCCTCCAGCCCGTGTCGGTCAACTACGATGGGTCGGAGTCCGCCTTCCGCATCGTCGATCCGCGTCAGTTCATCCTCAGTGCCACTTTTGATTTCTAG
- a CDS encoding Gfo/Idh/MocA family oxidoreductase, protein MNSTSNSIPRVGLVGVSGYAGIHLALLRDAQDAGRAEFAAAVVINPDEEVAIVRDLLKRGVKVYSTFDDFVVSEKGRLDLCFVPTGIRWHAPMTVAALRAGMNVLVEKPLAGCVQDADAILDAERETGRFVAVGFQDMYVETTAWLKERLLERAVGELAAIRFIGLWPRSNAYFARNQWAGRLFTDDVAIFDSPFNNALAHFVHLALFLAGEEQCSTASARLVDAELFRAHAIESFDTGVIRARSPGGIDFWFGASHACTVEREPEIHILGSEGRAVWLYDETCTITRFDGAVEKRPVPTAEAARRRMVQSVFRRLTDPSVFIATAKSARAHTVLIDETHRLSSIRTVDPSRIDLVRVGGTESGEMIRAIRDLPDALDRAFINGSTLCSENFSLDELVPRNDPESRLQTS, encoded by the coding sequence ATGAACTCAACATCGAACTCAATCCCGAGGGTGGGCCTGGTCGGAGTATCGGGATACGCGGGTATCCATCTGGCGCTTCTGCGCGATGCCCAGGACGCAGGGCGGGCGGAGTTCGCCGCCGCCGTGGTCATCAATCCCGACGAGGAAGTGGCCATCGTCCGGGATCTGCTCAAACGCGGCGTCAAGGTGTATTCAACATTCGATGACTTTGTGGTGTCCGAAAAGGGACGGCTGGACCTCTGCTTTGTGCCCACCGGGATCCGCTGGCACGCTCCGATGACGGTGGCCGCGCTGCGGGCGGGCATGAACGTGCTGGTGGAAAAGCCGCTCGCCGGCTGCGTGCAGGACGCCGACGCGATTCTTGATGCGGAAAGGGAAACCGGACGGTTCGTCGCGGTCGGTTTCCAGGACATGTATGTGGAGACGACCGCCTGGTTGAAGGAGCGTTTGCTTGAGAGAGCGGTCGGCGAGTTGGCGGCGATCCGCTTCATCGGTTTGTGGCCGCGTTCCAATGCCTATTTTGCGCGCAATCAATGGGCGGGCCGGCTGTTCACTGACGACGTAGCCATCTTCGATTCACCCTTCAACAATGCGTTGGCCCATTTTGTCCATCTGGCGCTTTTCCTGGCGGGCGAGGAGCAGTGTTCCACGGCATCGGCCCGCCTGGTGGATGCCGAGCTTTTCCGGGCACATGCGATTGAGAGCTTTGACACCGGGGTGATCCGGGCCCGGTCGCCTGGTGGAATCGACTTCTGGTTTGGCGCGAGCCATGCCTGCACCGTGGAGCGTGAGCCCGAGATTCATATCCTCGGATCAGAGGGCCGGGCGGTCTGGCTCTATGATGAAACGTGCACCATCACCCGTTTTGATGGCGCGGTGGAGAAAAGGCCGGTTCCGACCGCGGAGGCGGCGAGGAGGAGGATGGTTCAATCGGTCTTCCGCAGGCTGACCGATCCGTCGGTTTTCATCGCCACCGCGAAGTCGGCCAGAGCACATACCGTTCTCATCGATGAAACCCATCGTTTGTCCTCAATCAGGACGGTGGATCCTTCGCGGATCGACCTGGTTCGCGTGGGCGGGACGGAGTCGGGGGAGATGATACGCGCCATCCGTGACCTTCCCGATGCGCTCGATCGCGCCTTCATCAATGGATCGACACTCTGCAGTGAGAATTTCAGTCTGGATGAACTCGTTCCAAGAAACGATCCGGAGAGCCGCCTCCAGACGTCATGA
- a CDS encoding twin-arginine translocation signal domain-containing protein, protein MPSPLSDRQNLTRRDFVKAAALTAAALPFATSARSAGEARDGAKSPVGSPAPVRWLDGSFPAALTGATWGMPWPRGQHGPDATFALRSSEGESVPVQSWPTAFWPDGSLKWTAHAIPAEVAASDRYEMGTGVPAVPARPLTAVESADEIRINTGVIDARIAKQGDVIISEISRDGVVIGRNGRLVCLLQDRSEPGVTREQAFAGRIEAVTLEQDGPIRAVVRIEGRHAKADRAWLPFVVRLYFYAGGESVRVMHTIIFDGDQNSDFITGLGLRFTVPLAADLHDRHVRFTGQEDGLFGEAIRGITGLRRDPGEAIRQAQVAGRATPPLEEWDQRVATRMSYIPAYDDWTLVQPNADGFQIRKRTKEGYTWLTPAQGQRAGGFGYLGTPGGGLGFGIRNFWQSYPAQFDIRGATREAAEVTLWLWAPDAPAMDLRSYHDGLGQDTYEKQYNGGLEITYEDYEPGFDTPEGVARTSEMQVWVLSATPSRERLVELGATLRAPPIVTTTPEYLQACGVFGNIWCPVDRSTPARAAIEDRLDSNFEYYRDQQEQRRWYGFWNYGDVMHTYDSDRHEWRYDVGGFAWDNSELSTDIWLWLHFLRSGRADVFRFAEAMTRHTGEVDVHHRGRFAPLGSRHNVLHWGCSAKQLRISTAINRRYYYFLTGDERFGDLMRAQVEAGHALLRVPPGRKLASAVTAGDLDRGETTGAEQVGLSFGTDWGSLAGAWLTEWERTGSALMRDRLEAGMRTIGAQPKGFFSVGVTMNLNTGAFAITDSQEVGLSHLNAVFGLVEVCAELNQLLDVPEFRRAWLDYCELYSAAPEEQERRLGVELRGNGLRQGHSRLTAYAAAASGDPELAGRAWEEFLDRGRRIPSTEPLPRIRISGPQVLRPVEEARWVSTNDTAQWGLAAIECLALIGENLESSIH, encoded by the coding sequence ATGCCATCACCCCTCTCTGATCGCCAGAACCTTACCCGTCGTGATTTCGTGAAAGCCGCCGCCCTCACTGCCGCCGCCCTGCCATTTGCCACCTCTGCACGATCGGCCGGGGAAGCCCGGGATGGCGCCAAATCCCCGGTCGGAAGCCCGGCCCCGGTCCGCTGGCTGGATGGTTCATTTCCGGCGGCCCTGACGGGAGCCACTTGGGGCATGCCCTGGCCTCGGGGACAGCATGGACCGGACGCAACCTTCGCCTTGAGGTCGAGCGAGGGCGAGAGTGTGCCGGTTCAGAGCTGGCCCACGGCTTTCTGGCCCGATGGATCGCTGAAATGGACGGCCCACGCGATTCCGGCCGAGGTTGCCGCATCGGACCGCTACGAGATGGGGACCGGAGTCCCGGCGGTTCCGGCCCGACCCCTGACCGCGGTTGAATCGGCCGACGAGATCCGGATCAACACAGGCGTCATCGATGCACGGATCGCGAAGCAGGGTGACGTGATCATTTCCGAAATCAGCCGGGACGGGGTTGTCATCGGCCGGAACGGGCGTCTGGTCTGCCTGCTGCAGGATCGCAGTGAGCCCGGGGTGACGCGCGAGCAGGCCTTTGCCGGTCGGATCGAGGCGGTGACCCTGGAGCAGGATGGTCCGATTCGGGCGGTGGTCCGGATCGAAGGGCGGCACGCCAAGGCAGACCGGGCATGGCTTCCCTTTGTGGTGCGGCTGTATTTTTACGCCGGTGGCGAATCTGTCCGCGTGATGCACACGATTATTTTCGATGGCGACCAGAACAGCGATTTCATTACCGGACTGGGCCTTCGCTTCACCGTTCCCCTGGCCGCCGATCTGCACGATCGGCATGTGCGTTTTACCGGGCAGGAAGACGGTTTGTTCGGCGAGGCGATCCGGGGAATCACGGGGTTGCGACGGGATCCGGGCGAAGCAATCCGGCAGGCGCAGGTGGCGGGCCGGGCCACGCCGCCGTTGGAGGAATGGGATCAGCGGGTGGCCACCCGGATGTCCTATATCCCGGCCTACGATGACTGGACGCTGGTCCAGCCCAACGCGGACGGTTTCCAGATTCGAAAACGAACCAAAGAAGGTTATACCTGGTTGACCCCGGCTCAGGGGCAGCGGGCCGGGGGATTCGGCTATCTGGGGACGCCGGGGGGTGGCCTTGGTTTCGGGATCCGCAACTTCTGGCAGAGCTATCCCGCCCAGTTTGACATCCGTGGAGCGACGAGGGAGGCGGCCGAGGTCACTCTGTGGCTCTGGGCTCCGGATGCCCCGGCCATGGATCTTCGCTCCTACCATGATGGTCTGGGTCAGGATACCTACGAGAAGCAGTACAATGGCGGCCTGGAAATAACCTACGAAGATTACGAACCGGGTTTTGATACGCCGGAAGGGGTGGCCCGGACCAGTGAGATGCAGGTCTGGGTGCTGTCCGCGACTCCCTCGCGCGAACGCCTGGTCGAACTGGGCGCGACTCTGAGGGCCCCGCCGATCGTCACGACCACTCCGGAATACCTTCAGGCCTGCGGCGTGTTCGGGAATATCTGGTGCCCGGTCGACCGGTCCACGCCTGCCAGGGCCGCGATCGAGGATCGGTTGGACTCCAATTTCGAATACTACCGCGACCAGCAGGAACAGCGGCGCTGGTATGGCTTCTGGAACTACGGTGATGTCATGCACACCTACGACAGCGACCGGCACGAATGGCGTTACGATGTCGGAGGGTTTGCCTGGGACAATTCCGAGCTTTCGACGGACATCTGGCTTTGGCTGCATTTTCTGCGCAGCGGCCGGGCCGACGTCTTCCGTTTCGCCGAGGCCATGACCCGGCATACCGGGGAGGTCGATGTGCATCATCGCGGCCGATTCGCGCCGCTCGGCTCGCGGCACAATGTCCTGCATTGGGGGTGCAGCGCAAAGCAGTTGCGGATCAGCACGGCAATCAACCGGCGTTACTATTATTTCCTGACGGGAGATGAACGCTTCGGTGATCTCATGCGGGCGCAGGTCGAAGCGGGTCACGCCCTTCTGCGAGTTCCGCCGGGACGGAAGCTGGCGTCGGCAGTCACGGCAGGCGACCTGGACCGGGGGGAGACAACCGGCGCCGAACAGGTCGGATTGAGCTTCGGCACGGATTGGGGCTCGCTGGCCGGCGCGTGGCTGACGGAGTGGGAACGGACCGGAAGTGCGTTGATGCGCGATCGACTGGAGGCGGGCATGCGGACGATCGGCGCCCAGCCCAAGGGATTCTTCAGCGTGGGCGTGACGATGAATCTCAATACGGGTGCCTTCGCGATCACGGACAGCCAGGAAGTGGGACTGTCTCACCTCAACGCGGTATTTGGTCTGGTCGAAGTGTGCGCCGAGCTCAACCAGTTGCTCGACGTGCCGGAGTTTCGTCGGGCCTGGCTGGATTATTGCGAACTCTACAGCGCCGCTCCGGAGGAGCAGGAACGTCGGCTCGGGGTGGAGCTCAGGGGTAATGGCTTGCGGCAGGGTCACTCGAGACTGACAGCCTACGCCGCGGCGGCTTCCGGAGATCCGGAGTTGGCGGGTCGCGCCTGGGAGGAGTTCCTTGACCGGGGCCGCAGGATACCTTCGACGGAGCCTCTGCCCAGGATCCGCATCTCGGGACCGCAGGTTCTCCGACCGGTGGAGGAGGCCCGCTGGGTGTCCACCAATGACACCGCCCAATGGGGTCTGGCCGCTATCGAATGTCTTGCCCTGATCGGGGAGAATCTCGAGAGTTCGATTCACTGA